Part of the Bacillota bacterium genome, AGACGAAAATTGGAACTTCGGTCCTCAATTTTCCTCATGGAATCTCCCCTCAAATTTAAAATCCTGTTGCCTTAGGCCACGGTATTAATCGGCACCACTTGTCTTAACTCGGTATCTTTGTTCAGCCGACACGAAACGATTTTGGTATTAACACTATATAGCCGCCGTAGGTTCTCCTCGGTTAATACCTGAGAAGGCTGACCTACAGCTAAGAAATTGGCTTCTTTCATCAGAGCTACCTGCGTGGGAATGCCGCTGTTTTCAAAATAGAAGCTGTGGTTGGGAAAATGAGTGGCCATAAGTACTGACAGCCCGGTTTCACGTACCAGCTTTACCACTATTTCCATAATGGTAAGTTCGTGTTTGTAATCCAGGTGGGCTGTGGGCTCATCCATCACCATCAGCGGTGTTTTCTGCGTCAGCGCCCGGGCAATCATTACCAGTTGCACTTCGCCGCCGCTAAGCTCGGTGTAGCGTCGCTGTTTCAGTCCTTCGATCCCCACCGACTGCAACGCTTGTTGGGCCACCTCTACGTCCTCGCCGGTGGGGGAATCGAAAAGCCCAATATAGGCAGCCCGCCCCATGAGGACCATATCCAGAACTGTGTAGGGAAAGGCTTTTTCATGGTGCTGCGGCACATAGGCCACCTGCTGCGCTACCTGCTCTCGGGCCAGATTTCGGATATCGGTACCGTTTAATACTATTTCTCCTTGATACGGCCTCTGTAAACCCAGTACACAATCCAGCAGCGTGGTCTTGCCACAGCCGTTGGGGCCCAACAAACAAAACACTTCCCCTGGCCCAATGGCAAAGCTGATGTCTCTAAATATATCCGGTTGTTGATACTTAAAAGAAATGCTGTTAGCCTCCACCAGTGCCACCGTCACCAGCCACCCCCTTTGGTTTTCTTGAGTAAATAGACAAAAAAGGGGCCGCCCACCAGGGCGGTTAAGATGCCCAGAGGAATTTCTGAACCGGTAAGAACCCGCCCCAAATCGTCCACCAACACCAAAAACCCGGCACCTAAAGAAAAGCTGGCCGGGATTAGTACCCGGTTGTCGTTGCCTACCAGCATGCGGGCGATATGGGGTATCACCAACCCCACCCAGCCGATGATACCGCTTACGCAAACGGCACCGGCGGTGGCCAAAGTGGCACCGGCAATCACTATTCCCTTACTTACTGTGGTGTTAATTCCCAGAGCTTGGGCTTCTTTATCCCCCATGGACAGCACATTGATGCGCCACCTTACCGCCAACAGAGCGGCTATACCAGTTAACATAGGAATCCCGGCAATCATGAGGTCCCGGTAACGGGCCGTAGCCAGACTTCCCATGAGCCAAAAGACAATGGCCGGCAGTTGGTTGGTGGGATCGGCCACGTATTTGGCCATGGAAATCAAGGCCGAAAATACCGATGACACAATCACTCCGCCCAGAACCAGCATAATAGTGGGGGTGGTGCGGTAAATCCTGCCCACTAAGTAGCTGAGCATAACCGCCAAAGCCCCGAAGGCAAAGGCAAACAGATATACCGGTGCTGTGGTGTTAAATAATAGTATCGCTAGCGCGGCCCCGAACCCAGCACCGGAACTTACCCCTAAAATGCCGGCGCTAACCAAAGGATTGCGAAACAATCCCTGAAAAGCAGCGCCGCTGACAGCTAGGCTCCCGCCCACCATGGCTCCCAATAAAACTCGGGGCAACCGGATATCCCAAACGACTGCTTGTACCGTATCCGGTAGAAAGCAGTCGTTGCCCATCAGCTTGCATCGTAGCACGTGGGCTGCTTCGGCCGGCAATACCGGGTAGCGGCCGATGAACAGTGAAAACAAGATGATGGCTAACGGCAGAATAATAAGTGTAAGAATAATAACAGGCTTGGCAGTTGATTTCATCATCAATATTCCTTCTTGGGCAGCCACTTACTGTGCCCGGTATTTTTTATAGCTGCGGTATCCAATCCAGCACAGTGCCGCCAGTGTTATTACCAAGGGTACAGCGGTGCTGTTCTTGTTGGCTTTTTCCGCAGCGGACTCAGTATCGGCTTCGGTATCAGCCGGCTCGGCCGTATCTGCTTCACCTGTAGCCGGAGCTTCTTCCGTGGGGGGTTCTGGTTCCGCCGCTGGTTGCTCCATCGGGGTTTCGTCCGCTACCGGCTCGGAACTTACTGGCATGTCGCCTGGGTCGCGGCCCGAAGTCTCGCCGGCAGGAGCAGCAGGTGCTGTTGCAGTGGCAGGGGCTGCACCTGCCGTGGTGAAAGTAACCGTTGCCTCTGTGCCTAAAGTAGTACCGTTCTTAGCTCGCAAAGCAGGTGCCACTTTTACAGTGTAGGCCGTACCGGCAGCCAGCTCTTGCTGCGGCTTTAACACTATATCTCTACGTTTTTCTGGCTCCATCTGATCGTCGGCCATGATCACTTCCAGCGGGACAGCGGTACCGTCCTCAGCATAAAGGGCAAAGCACTGTTTGTTATCGTCACACACAGTCATGTGGACCACATTTTTGTTAAAGGAAAGTTTGATTTCCCCCGTAAGGTGGACGTCTTGCTCACCATGAGCTGGGCTGGATTGAACCAGACTCAGCGGGTTACCCTTGCCCCCGCCGGAGCCGTCGCCACTGCCGGTGCTGGCCTTAGCCAAGGGAGCTGCCGCAACGTTAAGGAGCAGCAGTAGGCAAAATCCCAAGGCTACTATTTTCTTGTTGGGGAACTTGAACCTGGAATTCATCTTCTATCACCCATTTGAGCTGTTTTGGAAAACCCAAGCCAATCGCGGGCGGGCACAGAGACCATCCTTCGGATGCAGGCCGCCCCTACGCGAAGGCCTGTTCCCCCATGTTGTTAAGGCACAAGGTTGCGAGGCCCAATCCTCAAAGCGTAGCTTAGCCCTCATTCAAAGGAGCGAGGCGAACGAGGGAAAACCGCCGATGCATGTTTGAGCCCCGAAGGGGCGAGTTCAGAGGCGGCCCGAGTGAGCTGAGCTCGTTCGTTCTAAGGGGCGCCGCGTAGCGTGAGGATGGGCCCGTAACGGCTACTTGTTGCGTAATTGCAACGCCCGGTACACTATAACCGCTGCTTCTGCTTTGGTTGCATTGGCTTTGGGCAAGAAGGTATTGTCGGGAAGCCCTTGGAGAATATCGTTAGCGCTGGCCAGTTGTACTGATTCCTGGGCCCAGTCGGCAATCTCATCGGCATCGGCAAATTCCTTCCCTTCCACCGGACCCTCCAGCTTCGCGGCCCTAACGATCATCGCTGCTATCTGCTCCCGGGTAATGAGGTCTTCGGGACCGAAGTTCCCGTTATCATAACCTTCGACTATGCCCCGGCCGGCAGCAACAGCAACATAATCCTTGGCCCAATGGTCGGCTGTATCTGGAAACTCCTTAATTTCAGCGTTCTTCCACTGATAGCCCTTCACCAACATAGCCGCAAATTCAGCTCTGGTCACATCTTCTTGAGGCTTGAAGTTGCCTTCTTCATCTATGATTAGCACGTCGTCGGCAGCCAATTGTTTTATTATGTCTTGAGCCCAGTGAACCTCTATATCGTTAATAGTTATGTCAACTTTAGGTTCAGAAGCTTCGGGCTCTTCTTCCTTATTTTTTACGCCGGCTGTCTGAGGCTCGAAGCCTTCCACTGCAGTGCCGTCGGCAGCTTTTACCCATAGCTCTTCGTTCTCGCCCTGAACATACTCTACTGTTACTTCTTGATCGGCCTCCACCTTTTGCTCTAAGACCAGCTTAATCTTTTCCGGGGTATTGGTCTCTTCTACCGCTGTTACTTTTACTTCAGCCTCGTCAATTGTGACTTTAAACTGTTCTTCGGCTCCTTCAGCCGGTTCCGCCATTTCCTTGTCGAATGTCAGACTCACATCACCTTTGTTTGTTACTTCCACTATGTTAAGAACCGGTGCCGCTTCAGCAGCCAAAGCAAACGAAGCATTAAGTAGCAGTGCCAATACGACAAGAACTGATACCGCCGTTAATCCACTCTCTTTTCTGATCATGAATCTCATCCTTTCCTTATTGTTGTTTTTTACAAATTGATTCCCTTAGTAAGTCCGCCCCAGATTTCATGAGCGGCAATCTCCTGGGGTGTTCCCTCTGCCCGGATCCTCCCCTGATCCAAGACCACAGCTCGGCTGGCCAGAGCCAACACTTCCTGGAAATCATGGGTTACCAACACAGCTGTAGTCCCGGTACCGGTGAGCACGGACTTAAATTCACTTACCAGCGACGTTCGTGAGATAACATCGATGGAAGCAAACGGCTCGTCCAAAAGAAGCACCTTCGGCTCCAAGGCAAAAGCCCGGGCCAAACTCACCCGCTGCGCTTCGCCACCGGACAAGGTCAGGGCATTTTGATTGGCCAAGTGATCCACACCAAAGCGCTTCAGCCAGGCAAGGGCTTTTTCTTCGGCCCCTGGTTTCTGGCCCCGCAGCTTCAAGCCTAAGGCGGCGTTCTCCAGTACAGTGCTGTCTAACAGCAAAGGGTCTTGAAATACCACCGCCAGCTGGCGGCGTACCGCCAAAGCATTTCTCTTGGTGACTTTCTCCGTGGCAAAAAACAGTTCCCCCCGATCCGGCGGTGCCAAACAGGCCAAAATTGTAAGCAACGTGCTCTTACCGGCACCGTTGGGACCAATGAGCGCCACCACTTCTTGGGGCTGGATAGCAAAATCGTCCACCTGCAGACTGAAGCGGCGGCCGCGTCTTACCACAATGTTCTTTACTTTAAGTACCGGGGTCAAGCCTGCCGCCTCCTCTGCTGCAACACTGTGAGAAGGTAAGTAATGCTGTAGGAAATCAGAAGTAGTACAAAGCTTAGGGCCAGAGCCAGGGAAAAATTTCCTTTATTTACTTCCAGTACGATGGAGGTGGTGAGCACCCGGCTGTACCACCGCACATTGCCCCCGACCGCCATGGAGGCTCCCACTTCGGCGATCACCCGGCCAAAACCGGCCATGACTGCGGCCAACACACCCAGCCGTACTTCGCGCAGAATCAACCACCAAAACTGCAGCGGCGAGGCCCCCAGAGCCAAAATCTGTAACCGCAGCTTAGGCGAGAGCTGTTGAACGGCACTCATGGTAAGTCCGGCCACTAAGGGCAAGGCAATAATGGACTGGGCGATAACCATGGCTGTGGGTGTGTACATAAGGCCGAGAAAGCCAAGCGGTCCTCGGCGCCACAAAAATAAAGCCACCCATAGGCCCACCACTGTAGGCGGCAGACCCATGCCGGCATTCACCGCTCCCACTAGAAATTCCCGGCCCCTGAAGCGGGACACAGCGAAATACAAACCCAGAGGCACGCCCAACACTAAACTCACCAGCGTAGCTGTGCCCGACACCTTTAGGGTAAGCAGGGCAATGGAAAGCACTTCTTTGTCGCCTCTCATCAGCAATTGAAAAGCCTGGACAAAGCCTTGTACAATAAAATCCATGGTAAAACCACCTAGGTAGCATTTTCTAAAAAAGCAAAACACAGGCCAAGGGACAGGGCTTATGATCGTCCTGTCCCTCTACATCTATGTCTTGGCTATGGACCTTGGCCCGCTATTACCACTTGTCCGGCTTGCCGGCATCGGGGAAGAACAGCGGCGAACCGAACTTATCCACCCCAAATTCACCGATAATGGCCTGGGTTTCGTCCGCCACCATGAATTCCACAAAAGCCTTGGCGCCGTCGGCATTGATCTTATCGAACTTCTCTGGGTTAACCTGCATCACGTGATAAACATTAAGTAAGGCATCGTCGCCTTCAAACAGGATCTCCAAATCTAAGGTGTCTTTCAGGGCCAAGTACGTACCCCGGTCAGTAAGGGCATAGGCACCTTTTTCCGAAGCGATCTTTAAAGTATCGGCCATGCCGCTCCCGGCCTCAATATACCAATCACCTGCCGGCTCTATTTCCAAGCCCTTCCAGATACCCTTTTCCATCTTATGGGTACCGGAATCATCGCCGCGGGAAACAAATCCGGCCTCACTGTCAACTAAAGCTTCAAACGCATCGCCAACAGCTTCCAGATCTTTCAATGCTGCTGGGTCGTCTGCCGGACCCACAATGATGAAATCGTTGTGCATAACCAACTGGCGGTTGATGACATCGCCGGCGGCTTCTTTTTCTTTTTCTGCTGCCGGTGCGTGCACCAACAGAACATCGGCTTCACCCAGGCTGGCCATCTCCAGAGCTTTACCGGTACCCACGGCTACTGTCTTGACCAAATAGCCGGTTTGTTCTTCAAAGATAGGGATCAACTCGTCCAGCAGTCCGCTGTCTTGGGTGCTGGTGGTGGTGGATAAAATAAGATCCTTCACAGCCGGTTCCGGTGGGCCTTCCTGGGCCGGCTCCGGCTCGGCCTTAGGTCCGCAAGCAGTCAAAGTGATAGCCATTAACGCTGTTAGTAATAAAGCTAAAAACCTTTTCCCTCTCAAGTTTTTCCTCTCCTCGATTCAAATTACCCCTGCTCGCACCTCCTTCTCGCCATCTGCCTCCAGCTCCGGGGCTAAAAAGCTGGGGCCTACATCTTCTTTCCACAATGGGAGGCTAAGCCGTTTCCAACTTAACCCTATCGCCCTGACACCGTAGCTTCGCTTTAGGTTGGCAGGGTCGAAGATTGTGTGCGCCGGCGGGCATAATGCCCTACCGGCTGCACAGGTTGGCAGCCAGTTATTATTCTATTGCGGTGCTAATCCGCACTCAGCACCGCGTCCAGTCAGGATCTCCAGTGCATGAGGTAGCGCCGGTAGAATAACAGCTAAGTTTTCGTCCACCGCTCGCGGGCTACCGGGAAGATTAATGATAAGGGTTTGTCCGCGCACCCCGGCTACAGCCCGCGACAGCAGGGCGTGCGGCGTTTTCTCAAACCCTTGGGCTCGCATGGCTTCGGTAAAACCCGGTACCAACCGGTCCACCACAGCTAAGGTGGCTTCCGGTGTTACGTCCCGGGGCGATAAGCCGGTTCCACCGGTGGTGAAAACTATATCTACGGCACACTCGTCGGCCAAGCGTACCAGTTCACAGCTAATAGTATTTTGATCATCGGGCACCACTGTATAAGAAACCACTGGGCCCAACGAAGCAGTCAGGGACCGAATAACCTGGGCGCTCTTATCTTTTCGCTCGCCGCGGGCACCTTTGTCGCTGGCGGTTACAATAGCTAAGCGGTAACCCGGTTCCACCACAATGGCATCACCGCGTTTGACTTTACCGCCCAGGAGCACCCGGGTAAAAATACCTTCCCGCGGCATAATGCAGTCTCCTACTTGCTGGTAGATCGCACAACCATGGTGGCACTTTTTCCCGATTTGGGTCACTTCCAGCAGGGCTTCGTCCCCGACTCGCAGCCTGGTACCGATAGGTAACGTCGGTAGATCCAAACCCTCGGTGGTCAGATTCTCACCGAAATCGCCTGGGACCAGCTTCAGTCCCTTGGCAATCATTTTGTCTACGCTTTCTTGAGCCAGCAGGCTCACCTGGCGATGCCAAGGACCGGCGTGGGCATCACCTTTAAGACCATGCCCGGCCATTAAAACACCTTCGTCTTGTTCTTTCTTGGCCACGCCTTTGTCCGAACTGAGGCAAACGGCTCTAACATATCCCCTTACCTCTGCCACGGTTGTTCCCCCTCACGTACAAAACTGCCGCTCTTGCCGCCTGATTTGTGCACCAGACGAATATTGTCGATGACCATATCTTTGTCCACTGCTTTACACATATCGTAAATGGTAAGGGCTGCCACACTGACGGCTGTGAGGGCTTCCATCTCAGCTCCGGTCTGGCCGCTGAGGCTCACCTGGGCTTCAATCTCCACTCGGCTCTGCTCGCCATTCAGTCGTAGCCGCACCTCCACCGACCCCAGATTAAGGGGATGACACAAGGGAATAAGGTAGGGCGTATTCTTGGCGGCCATAATGCCGGCAATGCGCGCTGAAGCCAGGACATCTCCTTTAGGAACCCGGCCGGAAGAAATGAGCTTCATGGTTTCCGGGTTCATCTTTACCAAGCCGCGAGCTACGGCCACCCGTTTCGTAGCCAATTTATGACCAACATCTACCATATATGCTTCACCCTGTTGATTCAGATGGGAAAGCTCCATCAAGGCTAGCCCCCTATTTGGCACATAATGCGCTCATGTTCTTCGTACTGCTCCAATTGGTGCTGGGACGGCTTCAGAGCCACGGCCCGCGCGAACAGCGCCTGTAGTTGTTCTTCGCCGGCACCGCAGCGCAGTGCCTCTTTAACATCTACTTCTTGATCTGAAGCTAAGCAGGGTTTGAGTTTTCCGTCGGCGGTCAGGCGCAGCCGGTTGCAGCGCTGGCAAAAACCATGGGATAGGGCTCCGATAAATCCTACTGTACCCAACCCGGCGCTGTAGCGGAACGCCTGCGCCGGTCCGGCGCCCACCACTGTGGTGGGAACAAGCCGCCCTGCCGCCTCCACCTTGGCTTTAACCTCAGCTAAGGGAAGTGCATGCCGCTGAGCCCAGTTCACATCGGCGCCCAAAGGCATAACCTCGATAAACCGCACATGGAGCGGATATTTTAACGTCAGTGCCGCTATGTCGGCAATTTCATCTTCGTTTATCCCTTTCAAGGCCACGGTATTGATTTTCACCGGGTTTAGCCCGGCGGCCAGCGCCGCCTTTATGCCTTTGATAGCGGCCTCCAAGCTGTCACATCTGGTGATAGCGGCAAACCGCTCCGGGCGCAGCGTATCTAAACTGATATTGACCCGGTCCAGCCCGGCAGCTTTAAGCTCCGTAGCTGACGGCGCCAGCAAGGTGCCGTTGGTGGTAAGAGATAATTCTTCAATACCGGGGATTGATTTAAGTTCACGTACTAGGTTGGCTAAACCGGTTCGTACCAGGGGCTCGCCGCCGGTAAGCCGCAGGCGGCGCATACCCAGGTTAGCACCCACCGTAACCAGACGCACGATTTCCTCATAGGAGAGGATCTCCCCGTGGGGCTTATAGGGTACCCCTTCTGCCGGCATGCAATAGACGCAGCGCAAATTGCAGCGGTCGGTTACCGAAATGCGCAAATAGTCGATAGTGCGACCTAAATTGTCGTGCACGGCTCTCCCCCTCTCCCTTGGAATCCAAGCTATGACTCCCACATCAGCTTCCCGCAATCGCTTAGATCGTAGCCACCTAAGGCTTCCACCTGGTCCTTAAACTCCCGGCTTTGAATCACGGCCAAAATGGCCTTAACCCCTGGGTGCTCCAGGAAGTCAGTCATAAGGGCCAGATCGTATCGTTCGGCCCGCCAGGAGATAAAATCCAGGTCCAACGCTCTGGCTGCTGACAGTACACCAAGGCCTACATCGGCAGCACCGCTTTTTACCGCTGCCGCCACTGAGGTGTGGGTATACTCTTCCCGGCTGTAACCTTTGATGCCAGCAGGATCGATGCCCTCTTCCTTTAGCGCCCAATCCAACAGCACCCTGGTACCAGCCCCCCGCTGACGATTGATGAATGTCACCTCCGGCCGGGTTAGATCTGCCAGTTTGTTTATGCCTTTAGGGTTGCCCGGCAACACCATAAGACCCTGCTGGCGGTAAGCCAAATTGATCAGGCACACTTTTTGTCCGGCCAGGTAGCGCTTGAGATACGAAATGTTGTACTGGCCGGTGTCCGGATCAAGGAGATGAGTACCGCAAAGATGGCATTCACCCCGGCGCAAGGCCAGCAGGCCTCCCAAGCTGCCCACGTGAGCCGAGGACAGAGTGTGCTTGGGATACTTCTCACGCAGCAAATTAGCAATGATATCTAAGGTAAGATCGTGGCTGCCAATGGCCACCACGGTATTTCTAATCACGCTTTCCGGCTTAAGCAGCCGCACCTGGACCTCGGTTCCACCCTTAATCCCTTCGCTTTGGCGCGGAATCACCACCAGGCCGTCAGCTCGTACCATAGTGGTGGTAAGGGCCGCTCCCCGCGGTAAGGGGGTAGCCACCAGTTGACCGCCTACCGGGCCCAGCTTGACCCGAACAAACTCGTCCATCCCCAACGCTGACGCCACTGTACGAGCCAGACGTGCCGTGACCTGGCGCGGTTCCTCAGGCCCTAATCCCAGCAGACCTTCCAGCAAGGGCTTCAAGTACAGCTCCAGCGCCAGCAGAGCCGACCCTGGATATCCCGGTACGCCCATAGCCGGTTTCCCTTTGACATGGCCCAATATAACCGGTTTTCCCGGACGCGTGGCCACACCATGAACAAATACCTCTCCCAGCTCAGCAATGACCCGGGAACTGAAGTCCTCGGAACCGGCTGAAGATCCGGCCCCCAGGAGGACAATATCTGCTTTCTCGGCCGCCAAGGCGGCTTGGGCCTTGATCCAGTGATAATCATCAGGGGTAATTGGATAAACAACGGCCTGCCCACCCCATTCGCGCACCTGGGCGGCAAACATGGTGGAATTAAACTCAATAATCTCTCCCGGGGCCGGAGTCTCGGTGGGTGGCACCAGTTCGGTGCCGGTGGGAATAATGGCTACCCGGGGTCGTTGATGCACAGTAATCTCGGTCACCCCGCCGGCCAAAATAGCGCCCAGATCCACCGGCCGCAGCCGGTGATTGGCCGGTAGAATCAGCTCTGTTTGTACCATATCTTCGCCCAAAAGGCGTACATGTTCCCACGGGCTCACAGCGGCAATAATCTCCACTTCGCCGGTAGGCAGTTCATGCAAATCTTCCACCATAATCACGGCATTGGTTCCCGGGGGCAAGGGATCGCCGGTATCTACCCAGAAAGCCTCTTCCCCCAGAACTAATCTAATTGGATTCGTTTCGGCGGCACCGAAGGTCTTTTCGGCCACCACCGCCACACCGTCCATGGCCGCAGCATGATAATGGGGCGCCGACAACCGGGCAAATATCGGTTTGGCTGTCACCCTGCCGGCTCCATCCGCTACCGATATGATCTCTTGCGGGCTAAAGTGTCCGGCAAAGAAGCGCAGAAACTTCCCTTGGGCCTCTTCCAGGGGTATGTCTTCCAAGTAGACATTGCGTTTCATAACAGGTAGACCTCCACTTCAGCTCCGGCCAAAAGTCCTTCGTTCTCAGGTGGAATAATTATTGTGCCCTGGGCTTCAACCAAGGTGCTGATCAGCCCTGATTTTCCTAACACCGGTTCCGCTGCCAGCCCATTTTCTTCTTCCAAAAGACGCACCCGTACGTGGTCCTCCCGGCCAGGAGCCGACGCCAGATTACGAGTCAGCCGGGCCCGAAGGCTCGGTTTAGGTACCAGCACCAGCCCCAGCAGCCGCTCTATAGCCGGCCGTACAAATAAGTCAAAAGTGCTGAGCGCTGATACCGGGTGCCCCGGCAGACCAAAAACAGGTTTACCCTGACAAACAGCTATCAGCAGTGGTTTTCCCGGGCGCAGTGCCACCCCGTGTACCAACACGCCTGGCGGCCCCAACTGGGCCAACACTTTGGCAGCCACATCCCGGGCTCCCACTGAACTGCCACCTGATAAAATCACTAAATCAGAGCCCGCCAATCCGTCTATGACCTTATGGTGAACGTCTTCAAATTCATCCCGGGCCAAGCCCAAATATACCGGTTTACCGCCAGCTGCTTGAACAGCCGCCCCTAAAGAGTAGCTGTTGATATCGCGAATCTGACCCGGTGCCGGCACCGCTGCCGGCGGTACAATCTCGTCCCCGGTGGAGATAATCCCCACTTTAGGTGCCTGCCGTACCAACACACGAGTCTTGCCCACAGCGGCTAAGGATCCGATATCGGCCGGCCGCAGAAGATGTCCTGCCGGTATCAATTGGGTTCCCTGCCGGATATCTTCACCCCGGCGAATCACATTCTCCCCCGGAGCTACCGGCTTCACCACCGCCACGGTGCGTTCATCCACAGCTTCGCTATGCTCCACCATAACTACGGCATCGGCTCCCAGAGGCAACATGCCGCCGGTGGCAATCCGTCCAGTCTCACCCACAGCTAGCTTGCTCTCGGTTGCTTGTCCCATGCGAATATCGTCCACTATGTCCAGGAAAGCAGGCAACCCCTCACTGGCGCCGAAAGTATCGGCGGCCCGAACGGCAAACCCGTCCACGGTAGAACGGTCAAAAGGGGGTACGTCTTCGGAAGCAAGCACAGCCTTAGCTAAGATACGGCCTAAGGCACGGGAAAAGTCTACCTCTTCTCCCGGCATAAGTTGCGGTTGCCAGTTAATCATTAGCTGGGCCGCAGCCTCCGAGACTGTGAGCACGTCAAAGAATACATCCAAATTGCTACCGCTCCTTAGAAACAACCTAACTGACAAGCCATGATCTTAATCTTCAAGTCGTTAGCTGCTTGTCCGATTGCTCTTGGTTTGACGCCGAGTTTATCGGCTAGGGCAAAAGCTTGAGCACAAGAGAGCCGTCCTTCTGGGGCCAGCTTCTTTACCTCTTGCTCGATCTGTTCTTTCTTAATTGCATCCACTTTGCCAATCCCTCCTTTAGAATAGAGAAAGGCTGCCCTCATGGCAACCTCGGTCAATTGAGCTCCTTTCCATGAGGGAGGCAGACTAGTTTCCCCATCTACCCTGACGGCCGTAGGCCATGGCTATCTTTAGGCCCATCGGCTCGGAGCATATTATCTTTTCACCATAGCACGCCACTATTTCGACGTGGGCTTAGACGATTCCTGCTTGCAACTCTAGGCCCTCCGCCAAAAATTAGGCAGCAGCAAAGCTATGATAGGGTAGATTTCCAGCCTGCCCAGCAACATGCAGACAGACAGCAG contains:
- the moaA gene encoding GTP 3',8-cyclase MoaA; amino-acid sequence: MHDNLGRTIDYLRISVTDRCNLRCVYCMPAEGVPYKPHGEILSYEEIVRLVTVGANLGMRRLRLTGGEPLVRTGLANLVRELKSIPGIEELSLTTNGTLLAPSATELKAAGLDRVNISLDTLRPERFAAITRCDSLEAAIKGIKAALAAGLNPVKINTVALKGINEDEIADIAALTLKYPLHVRFIEVMPLGADVNWAQRHALPLAEVKAKVEAAGRLVPTTVVGAGPAQAFRYSAGLGTVGFIGALSHGFCQRCNRLRLTADGKLKPCLASDQEVDVKEALRCGAGEEQLQALFARAVALKPSQHQLEQYEEHERIMCQIGG
- a CDS encoding ABC transporter ATP-binding protein — its product is MALVEANSISFKYQQPDIFRDISFAIGPGEVFCLLGPNGCGKTTLLDCVLGLQRPYQGEIVLNGTDIRNLAREQVAQQVAYVPQHHEKAFPYTVLDMVLMGRAAYIGLFDSPTGEDVEVAQQALQSVGIEGLKQRRYTELSGGEVQLVMIARALTQKTPLMVMDEPTAHLDYKHELTIMEIVVKLVRETGLSVLMATHFPNHSFYFENSGIPTQVALMKEANFLAVGQPSQVLTEENLRRLYSVNTKIVSCRLNKDTELRQVVPINTVA
- a CDS encoding tungsten ABC transporter substrate-binding protein, whose translation is MAITLTACGPKAEPEPAQEGPPEPAVKDLILSTTTSTQDSGLLDELIPIFEEQTGYLVKTVAVGTGKALEMASLGEADVLLVHAPAAEKEKEAAGDVINRQLVMHNDFIIVGPADDPAALKDLEAVGDAFEALVDSEAGFVSRGDDSGTHKMEKGIWKGLEIEPAGDWYIEAGSGMADTLKIASEKGAYALTDRGTYLALKDTLDLEILFEGDDALLNVYHVMQVNPEKFDKINADGAKAFVEFMVADETQAIIGEFGVDKFGSPLFFPDAGKPDKW
- the moaC gene encoding cyclic pyranopterin monophosphate synthase MoaC, encoding MMELSHLNQQGEAYMVDVGHKLATKRVAVARGLVKMNPETMKLISSGRVPKGDVLASARIAGIMAAKNTPYLIPLCHPLNLGSVEVRLRLNGEQSRVEIEAQVSLSGQTGAEMEALTAVSVAALTIYDMCKAVDKDMVIDNIRLVHKSGGKSGSFVREGEQPWQR
- a CDS encoding iron ABC transporter permease; protein product: MKSTAKPVIILTLIILPLAIILFSLFIGRYPVLPAEAAHVLRCKLMGNDCFLPDTVQAVVWDIRLPRVLLGAMVGGSLAVSGAAFQGLFRNPLVSAGILGVSSGAGFGAALAILLFNTTAPVYLFAFAFGALAVMLSYLVGRIYRTTPTIMLVLGGVIVSSVFSALISMAKYVADPTNQLPAIVFWLMGSLATARYRDLMIAGIPMLTGIAALLAVRWRINVLSMGDKEAQALGINTTVSKGIVIAGATLATAGAVCVSGIIGWVGLVIPHIARMLVGNDNRVLIPASFSLGAGFLVLVDDLGRVLTGSEIPLGILTALVGGPFFVYLLKKTKGGGW
- a CDS encoding MOSC domain-containing protein, whose translation is MAGHGLKGDAHAGPWHRQVSLLAQESVDKMIAKGLKLVPGDFGENLTTEGLDLPTLPIGTRLRVGDEALLEVTQIGKKCHHGCAIYQQVGDCIMPREGIFTRVLLGGKVKRGDAIVVEPGYRLAIVTASDKGARGERKDKSAQVIRSLTASLGPVVSYTVVPDDQNTISCELVRLADECAVDIVFTTGGTGLSPRDVTPEATLAVVDRLVPGFTEAMRAQGFEKTPHALLSRAVAGVRGQTLIINLPGSPRAVDENLAVILPALPHALEILTGRGAECGLAPQ
- a CDS encoding ATP-binding cassette domain-containing protein, yielding MTPVLKVKNIVVRRGRRFSLQVDDFAIQPQEVVALIGPNGAGKSTLLTILACLAPPDRGELFFATEKVTKRNALAVRRQLAVVFQDPLLLDSTVLENAALGLKLRGQKPGAEEKALAWLKRFGVDHLANQNALTLSGGEAQRVSLARAFALEPKVLLLDEPFASIDVISRTSLVSEFKSVLTGTGTTAVLVTHDFQEVLALASRAVVLDQGRIRAEGTPQEIAAHEIWGGLTKGINL
- a CDS encoding Ig-like domain-containing protein, which gives rise to MNSRFKFPNKKIVALGFCLLLLLNVAAAPLAKASTGSGDGSGGGKGNPLSLVQSSPAHGEQDVHLTGEIKLSFNKNVVHMTVCDDNKQCFALYAEDGTAVPLEVIMADDQMEPEKRRDIVLKPQQELAAGTAYTVKVAPALRAKNGTTLGTEATVTFTTAGAAPATATAPAAPAGETSGRDPGDMPVSSEPVADETPMEQPAAEPEPPTEEAPATGEADTAEPADTEADTESAAEKANKNSTAVPLVITLAALCWIGYRSYKKYRAQ
- a CDS encoding ABC transporter permease, giving the protein MDFIVQGFVQAFQLLMRGDKEVLSIALLTLKVSGTATLVSLVLGVPLGLYFAVSRFRGREFLVGAVNAGMGLPPTVVGLWVALFLWRRGPLGFLGLMYTPTAMVIAQSIIALPLVAGLTMSAVQQLSPKLRLQILALGASPLQFWWLILREVRLGVLAAVMAGFGRVIAEVGASMAVGGNVRWYSRVLTTSIVLEVNKGNFSLALALSFVLLLISYSITYLLTVLQQRRRQA